In the Malus domestica chromosome 16, GDT2T_hap1 genome, one interval contains:
- the LOC103407103 gene encoding 1-aminocyclopropane-1-carboxylate oxidase homolog 1-like, which translates to MVTKTRADERDGSGAKLSIPTIDLHGIDTDSVLRAQVVEKIRYACEKWGFFQVTNGIPVDVLDRMVHGIREFHEKDNDVKKELCSMDTGNQEQYLSSTRFHKSKRGNWRDTFVCYRSLNPPKPEELPPVCREIVIEYSKQVKDLGITLFELLSEALRMNPNKLKHMDCAEEFSIYGHYYPPCPKQELTIGTDQHTDGSFITILLQDQLGGLQVLYENRWVNVPPMQGALVINVGDLLQLVTNDKFISVNHRVIAQSVGPRVSVASFFMPDARPGNSKVYGPIKELLSEENPQIYREANIEDYLKHYLSERVKGNSALSQFKL; encoded by the exons ATGGTCACCAAAACAAGAGCAGACGAGAGGGATGGAAGTGGTGCCAAACTCAGTATTCCCACCATTGATCTTCATGGCATTGATACCGACTCAGTTTTACGAGCACAAGTCGTCGAGAAAATTCGATATGCATGCGAGAAGTGGGGTTTCTTTCAGGTTACAAATGGAATTCCCGTTGATGTTTTGGACAGGATGGTACATGGAATACGTGAGTTTCATGAGAAGGATAATGATGTTAAGAAAGAGTTGTGCTCAATGGATACTGGGAACCAGGAGCAGTACCTGTCCAGTACTCGTTTCCACAAATCCAAAAGAGGAAACTGGAGGGATACGTTTGTGTGTTATCGGTCGCTTAATCCACCCAAACCCGAGGAATTACCCCCAGTGTGCAG AGAAATAGTGATTGAGTACTCAAAACAAGTGAAGGATTTGGGAATTACGTTGTTTGAGTTGCTGTCTGAGGCTCTTCGGATGAATCCcaacaaacttaaacacatgGATTGCGCTGAGGAGTTTTCTATTTATGGTCACTACTACCCACCATGCCCTAAACAAGAGTTGACTATAGGCACCGATCAACACACCGATGGCAGTTTCATCACCATACTTTTACAAGACCAATTGGGTGGCCTCCAAGTTTTGTATGAGAATCGATGGGTTAATGTTCCTCCCATGCAAGGAGCTCTTGTTATCAATGTAGGAGACCTTCTGCAG CTCGTGACAAATGACAAGTTTATCAGTGTTAATCACAGAGTTATAGCGCAGAGTGTAGGCCCAAGAGTTTCTGTGGCAAGCTTTTTCATGCCAGATGCTCGGCCAGGAAATTCAAAAGTCTATGGACCAATCAAGGAGTTGTTATCAGAAGAAAATCCCCAGATATACCGAGAAGCTAATATTGAAGATTATCTTAAACACTACCTCTCGGAAAGGGTTAAAGGAAACTCCGCATTATCACAGTTCAAACTGTGA